From Planctomycetia bacterium, a single genomic window includes:
- a CDS encoding exosortase-associated EpsI family protein — MRAYLPVMTGLLLIAVTAFGAIEHGRFTNRWSNSDEVLSRAGKAVALTPLEFGSWRMQSDQPFSARIQGILDFSQAVNRVYVNEKTGQTVAMAMLVGPPGPTSTHTAELCYSSANYQLVDEAVILAIDLERGPQEFRRMKFQSVSAEGRRLEVCYSWRQEKDWTAPLVPRAAFGGEPYLFKIQVASNYEIGANGKEPASACQSFLSELLPALDNSVFAEFKTE; from the coding sequence ATGCGAGCTTACCTCCCTGTAATGACCGGCCTGCTATTGATCGCGGTCACCGCTTTCGGCGCGATCGAACATGGCCGGTTCACGAATCGTTGGAGCAACTCTGATGAAGTGCTGTCGCGCGCCGGCAAGGCCGTCGCTTTGACGCCGCTGGAATTCGGCTCCTGGAGAATGCAATCGGATCAGCCGTTCTCGGCGCGCATTCAGGGAATCCTGGACTTCTCGCAGGCCGTCAATCGCGTGTATGTGAACGAGAAAACGGGGCAAACCGTGGCGATGGCAATGCTCGTCGGTCCGCCGGGACCTACGTCCACGCACACGGCGGAGCTTTGTTATTCATCGGCGAACTATCAGTTGGTCGATGAAGCGGTCATTCTGGCCATCGATCTGGAACGCGGGCCGCAGGAGTTCCGCCGGATGAAGTTTCAGAGCGTTTCGGCGGAAGGGCGCCGGTTGGAAGTTTGTTACTCCTGGCGGCAAGAGAAGGATTGGACGGCGCCCTTGGTTCCCCGCGCCGCCTTTGGCGGCGAACCCTACTTGTTCAAGATTCAAGTCGCTTCAAACTACGAGATCGGCGCCAATGGTAAGGAACCGGCTTCGGCGTGCCAAAGTTTCCTGTCGGAACTGTTGCCAGCGTTGGACAACAGCGTCTTCGCGGAATTCAAAACAGAATGA